A window from Pleuronectes platessa chromosome 6, fPlePla1.1, whole genome shotgun sequence encodes these proteins:
- the ppp1r3da gene encoding protein phosphatase 1, regulatory subunit 3Da, whose product MDRGWFIGRERIPLTKSEQQMSSCNGVSRPCMTINLTGMLQADKPNATKKPIPIRPPSPRVSSLLRDQEFHRSFFCEPTPRPIIRKRSHSLPSSPEGKKQCRNVGVRFVDSLGLDLEDIRLFRSGEDPSVPHHVTFRLLMAAELADGRHLEISLPYMKPVFSEHPGVQPGFLRRLCEQKVSLERVFCFELGVIGITQVVNLDFEKEVTARFSFTEWKSCTETKASWVSTVTKAWEGGGQLSCDTFRFHLPVPPFLQPGAVLEFAIQYKVGGDEYWDNNDGENYKLVCHSYKLTVPKECEDSMVHFI is encoded by the coding sequence ATGGATCGAGGGTGGTTTATAGGTCGTGAGAGGATTCCCTTGACAAAATCTGAGCAGCAGATGTCCAGCTGCAATGGCGTCTCAAGGCCCTGCATGACCATCAACTTGACTGGAATGCTTCAAGCAGATAAACCTAATGCAACAAAGAAGCCGATTCCCATCCGCCCACCAAGCCCCAGAGTGTCATCTCTGCTAAGGGACCAAGAGTTCCACCGCAGCTTCTTCTGTGAACCCACGCCAAGACCCATCATCCGAAAACGCTCCCACTCCCTGCCATCCAGCCCAGAGGGGAAGAAACAATGCAGGAATGTTGGTGTACGGTTCGTGGACTCCTTGGGGCTGGACTTGGAAGACATCAGACTTTTCAGATCTGGAGAGGATCCATCGGTGCCGCATCATGTCACCTTTAGGTTGCTGATGGCTGCAGAGTTGGCAGACGGAAGGCACCTGGAGATTTCCTTGCCGTACATGAAGCCGGTTTTCTCCGAGCACCCTGGTGTCCAACCAGGATTCCTGCGTCGTCTCTGTGAGCAGAAAGTGTCTCTGGAGAGGGTGTTCTGTTTCGAACTGGGGGTCATCGGCATCACCCAGGTCGTCAATTTGGACTTTGAGAAAGAGGTCACGGCTCGCTTTTCGTTTACAGAGTGGAAGAGCTGCACAGAAACGAAGGCCTCATGGGTGTCCACTGTCACCAAGGCGTGGGAAGGAGGAGGCCAACTCAGTTGTGACACATTTCGTTTCCACCTTCCTGTTCCTCCGTTcctgcagccaggagcagtgTTAGAGTTTGCCATTCAGTACAAAGTTGGTGGGGATGAATACTGGGACAACAATGATGGCGAGAATTATAAGTTAGTTTGCCATAGCTACAAGCTCACTGTGCCTAAAGAATGCGAGGATAGCATGGTGCACTTCATTTAG